Within the Achromobacter spanius genome, the region CCATGGACGTGTCGGGCAAAAGTGAAAATATTTCAGAACATCAAGAAGATTTTTCCGCGCGCCCGATAGGTCGCGCACGTGAACTGTCCTTCCTGGATTGGACCGCGTTGATCCTGGTGGTGGCGGGTGGCTTGAATTGTGGCTTGATGGCCGCCGTCAACCTGGAT harbors:
- a CDS encoding DUF378 domain-containing protein, with the translated sequence MPTMDVSGKSENISEHQEDFSARPIGRARELSFLDWTALILVVAGGLNCGLMAAVNLDVFAKIFPEAAVRGIQGLIGLAALHCVVMLFRWGDEPG